The following proteins come from a genomic window of Leptospira sanjuanensis:
- a CDS encoding RHS repeat-associated core domain-containing protein, translated as MKSRIAKVIYLVVSILFVLNFSFVDGVRNFFSAVASAFSSGIPQALTVIHAGSDGSASTQYEIEIPKGTKDVIPKLSLSYNSNGRNGIVGMGWDLNGIHSISRNPSYGIYYNGSDQYISSLAGELIDVSGNKTKYHSRKESWILFEPQGTCGDAPCSWIATDKSGRRFFFGGSLDSRIPALGRTAGSIREWTLSREEDVHGNGYNIQYSSIDVTNGDYYPDSITYNDRIIRFVYENRNDKTSNYILGTLERIQKRLDKIEILVAGSVFRTYDLDYSYGPVTGRTVLRTIKRSGSNTFGSENFDDLNFTYTNQSGSFSIGSLDYQVFTDTTTMNVFIPNIAVDFLNVFFNSSLPYHPSALDTNIDASLQYVVKVPVPDRNACNLGAASCLCALLVPCWGGNQGFFEYLAGNCAGFLGWGGPDACVNGVNSALTAWLPMDLNGDGISDFVAINGTEENGSIHLTGHIQRIGQGPITFTSWNIPIHYNTYYQPVDLNGDGKTDFAYEDGGRLWGIYSNGTSFSAPVLFGNVSLVGANRNMSVFSPYEYRFHYGPNSTSPQASNRPAADFFADMNGDELTDFVHANGSSFSIYINRETYFDNPIVIAGGNDFFLNAMVDMTGDGKADYLQLIQTYDNPTLSALQAQKAALDTLMAQYQADHTRAKAVADSFPVSATGNVIVEAEFQNFIAYLDTNGNSLLADYYELNGSAYDYDSTDLTNLQTVLENIVSAKMNFVGEQSYSINSQIGAIYAQGTVGLATYALQIRSFNLSNGTSQVRTYSMSNSIDPERSTLADVNGDGVLDFVSFPGTQCVVSIFMGNGFSSPIATNLNAGTGKNLVQFNFGEVNGDGLSDLVLFNRESQRFETYLSNGNGNFTLNGSYSFGGFSPQEYTDTNGIERADQYQISLQDMNLDGISDLSLVFLNVGKTMGKVYYRYSSPRSTGEDLLQVASNASGNQSSRVQYALTNQHPGATQPGTGNYPNVPNVSPGFLVVQSEIDMSTGVTHRKNYSYSNLRYNQGTRGVARSLGFASIRETDVNTGFYKITDYFQNDYRLSGSPQSERSYNASNNLLRSTVYSAHSFPNPFGTEIAVPGSIVSNLYQNGNLLTTSVKSVSYDSYGFATSDSESIGSHSITNTTQYSHDTTAWRIGRVVRSRKNVDGTWTEDSQFQYTGDNLTSKTQFPASAYPLTTSFGYDSYGNVISVNDPSSGSNTIAYDSLLNHFPVTKTNGLGHVTTATYDSTTGLELSISDPNGSVTTTNYDAYGRKLNVIYPGETSPNETYTYENTGNYDLNNLTNNESVTKSIRDSVSGSVNVSKIFRDAFGNTIRTENNTAVAGVNTIEEFQFDYAIGKLIRKSQPYLSVQTPQYVSFQYNDPDGGLSSIVEPSSTGTILTTVSKTGYTETKSKTYPDGQTEVRSETINELGQTISRTENGRTISYVYSPFGEIRSVTDVSGVTTNITYDSIGRRISTQDPNSGTISFSYDSQGRIASQTDARGKSVQFTYDSLGRILTQNTNGGETSIGYSYDDPSVPFSRGRLTKVVDGSGQTEFRYNQRGETIQKTKIVDDITAIFKTDYDSLGRVVTNTYPDGTKLHTIYSPTGSIAGITMDSADGTSVGHTVVRYEGPALNGNGDPIVRRVTGNGVTMEIAFEPTDQKPLALTTRKPDGTVIGNVEYTYDGKGQLTRIEDRLNPTRSQNFTLDNLGRVTQATGKYGTQSYSYSANGNLMQKGAYTLSYGDPQHANAVTQATSANTGAMSYAYDASGNMTNRNGDVLRYDSYGKLTEITPNGTTETIRYTYDYTGSRIKSITNNTLTTSYFFGSDYEIVRVSGTPEKHTLYVKGIEGETVAQLTREDATLQLAEASPSSRANSIGSFVGRILGTHTSDDVDSAESMISVFVGTLTNPFCKDVAIDCGNYYKNRIQGKLVSVFGNSSFFQGGVPTRLFNAFYFLILLGILYFSYPYFLKGNALLQNLSWRGVGTPAVIVALFVMTSLPGCGILPGTGGKQGDPPWLLAMGSNLASGVPNIQNPGATTSGGGQTGGTPVNGMYFYHPDHLGSVTTITDGYGNPASGPEPGVSYVSYEPYGSINRNDSYGPDIFRYKYTGQVEDKETGLYFYKSRYYDPTLGRYLQADSVVDPKSVNGQNRYMYVEGNPVGATDPSGHSLDLTFYAALYQYSQLPNNPQKEQSNLMLLYLHNQQIRNTSGPGCPVSGKNPAVFGNFQGDGRCGGSLPKKVEFDMILILSMLKDPTLALAYYFLMKPNSALTIVDRSGIAHDEDHSWRSTPKVMHANEEWIKKSWGNYYSINEQEAAYKREYDALPKSYDRYGGTGKSMIAGVNYAATTIFDFEALVLGTTIFAVQNIVGYVSRFVNHALFVPKGRYNNLWKPKKWRL; from the coding sequence ATGAAATCGAGAATTGCAAAAGTTATCTATCTTGTTGTTTCCATTCTATTTGTATTAAATTTTTCCTTTGTAGATGGTGTTCGAAATTTCTTTAGCGCGGTCGCTTCGGCTTTTTCATCCGGAATTCCACAGGCTCTCACTGTGATCCATGCAGGTTCGGATGGTTCTGCAAGTACTCAATACGAAATCGAGATCCCAAAAGGTACAAAAGACGTAATTCCTAAGTTGTCGCTTTCCTACAATTCCAATGGTAGAAACGGGATTGTAGGTATGGGCTGGGATTTAAACGGAATTCATTCCATTTCTCGAAATCCTTCTTACGGAATTTACTATAACGGATCGGATCAATATATCTCTTCCCTTGCCGGTGAATTGATCGATGTAAGCGGAAATAAAACGAAGTATCACAGCCGAAAAGAGTCTTGGATCTTATTCGAGCCTCAAGGAACTTGCGGAGACGCTCCCTGTTCATGGATTGCAACGGATAAGTCCGGTAGAAGATTTTTTTTCGGAGGAAGTTTAGATTCCCGAATTCCAGCGTTAGGAAGAACTGCGGGGTCGATTCGTGAATGGACTTTGAGTCGAGAAGAAGACGTCCACGGAAACGGTTATAACATTCAATATTCTTCTATAGACGTTACCAACGGTGATTATTATCCAGATTCGATTACATACAATGATCGAATTATCCGGTTTGTTTACGAAAACCGAAACGACAAAACTTCGAATTACATTTTAGGAACTTTGGAGCGGATCCAAAAGAGACTCGATAAAATTGAAATCTTAGTTGCGGGTAGCGTATTTAGAACGTATGATCTCGATTATTCTTACGGTCCGGTAACGGGTCGAACTGTACTTCGGACGATTAAGCGTTCGGGCAGTAATACGTTCGGTTCTGAAAATTTTGACGACTTGAATTTCACATATACGAATCAATCGGGTAGTTTCTCGATCGGAAGTCTCGATTATCAAGTGTTTACGGACACGACAACGATGAACGTTTTCATTCCGAACATTGCTGTTGATTTCTTAAACGTTTTTTTTAATAGTAGTCTTCCTTACCACCCTTCCGCACTGGATACAAATATCGATGCGTCTCTCCAATACGTTGTTAAAGTTCCCGTTCCGGATCGAAACGCATGTAACTTAGGTGCCGCATCCTGTCTTTGCGCTTTGTTGGTTCCATGTTGGGGAGGAAATCAAGGTTTCTTTGAATATTTAGCCGGGAACTGTGCGGGCTTTTTGGGTTGGGGCGGGCCGGATGCTTGTGTGAACGGTGTGAATTCCGCTTTAACGGCTTGGTTGCCTATGGATCTGAACGGTGACGGCATATCGGATTTCGTCGCGATCAACGGTACCGAAGAGAACGGATCGATTCATTTAACCGGGCATATTCAACGGATCGGACAAGGTCCAATTACATTTACTAGTTGGAATATTCCAATTCATTATAATACCTATTATCAACCCGTCGATTTAAACGGGGACGGTAAAACGGATTTCGCATACGAGGATGGAGGAAGACTTTGGGGGATCTACTCCAACGGAACCAGTTTTAGCGCACCTGTCCTTTTTGGGAACGTTAGCTTGGTCGGAGCTAACCGCAATATGAGCGTTTTTAGTCCGTACGAATATCGATTCCATTACGGTCCGAATAGTACGTCTCCTCAAGCGAGCAATCGTCCGGCTGCGGATTTTTTTGCGGATATGAATGGCGACGAATTGACCGACTTTGTTCATGCGAATGGAAGTAGTTTTTCCATTTACATCAACCGGGAGACGTACTTTGATAATCCGATCGTTATTGCAGGGGGTAACGATTTCTTTCTAAATGCTATGGTCGATATGACGGGCGATGGAAAGGCGGATTATCTTCAGCTTATCCAGACTTATGATAATCCAACATTGAGCGCCTTGCAGGCTCAAAAAGCTGCGTTGGATACTTTGATGGCGCAGTATCAAGCGGACCACACAAGAGCGAAAGCGGTTGCCGATTCTTTTCCCGTTTCGGCGACCGGGAATGTAATCGTTGAAGCGGAATTTCAAAATTTCATCGCTTATTTGGATACAAATGGAAATAGCCTTCTTGCGGATTATTACGAACTGAACGGCAGTGCGTACGATTACGATAGCACCGACCTTACAAATCTTCAAACCGTGCTGGAAAATATCGTAAGCGCGAAAATGAACTTCGTAGGCGAACAGAGTTATTCGATTAACTCTCAAATCGGAGCGATTTACGCGCAAGGCACAGTGGGACTGGCGACGTACGCTCTTCAAATCAGAAGTTTTAATTTGAGTAACGGCACTTCTCAAGTTAGAACGTATTCTATGTCCAATTCGATCGATCCGGAAAGAAGCACGCTTGCGGATGTGAACGGGGACGGAGTGCTTGATTTTGTTTCGTTTCCGGGAACTCAATGTGTCGTATCGATTTTTATGGGGAATGGTTTTTCCAGTCCGATCGCAACGAACCTAAATGCGGGGACAGGTAAGAACTTAGTTCAGTTTAATTTCGGAGAAGTGAACGGCGACGGGTTGTCCGATTTGGTGCTTTTTAACCGCGAATCACAGAGATTTGAAACCTATCTTTCCAACGGTAACGGTAATTTTACGTTGAACGGCAGTTATTCGTTCGGCGGTTTTTCTCCCCAAGAATATACGGATACTAACGGTATCGAGAGGGCCGATCAATATCAAATTTCTTTACAAGACATGAACTTGGACGGGATTTCCGATCTAAGTCTCGTTTTCTTGAACGTAGGAAAGACGATGGGAAAGGTTTATTATCGATACAGTTCCCCGAGAAGCACCGGAGAGGATTTACTCCAAGTCGCATCCAATGCTTCCGGAAATCAAAGTTCGAGAGTGCAATACGCGCTGACAAATCAGCATCCAGGAGCGACACAACCGGGAACCGGTAATTATCCAAACGTGCCAAACGTTTCTCCCGGTTTTTTGGTCGTTCAATCGGAAATAGATATGTCTACGGGTGTTACTCATCGAAAAAATTATTCTTATTCGAATTTGAGATACAATCAAGGTACAAGGGGAGTCGCGAGAAGTCTCGGCTTTGCTTCAATCCGGGAAACGGACGTAAACACGGGATTTTACAAGATCACGGATTACTTTCAAAACGATTATCGGCTGTCCGGTTCTCCTCAATCCGAACGAAGTTACAACGCATCCAATAACTTACTGCGATCAACTGTTTATTCGGCTCATTCGTTTCCGAATCCTTTCGGAACGGAGATTGCGGTTCCCGGTTCTATTGTTTCCAATCTATATCAAAATGGAAATCTGCTGACCACATCCGTTAAGTCTGTCTCTTATGATTCCTACGGTTTTGCAACGAGCGATTCGGAATCGATCGGGTCCCATTCTATCACCAATACGACTCAGTATTCTCATGATACGACTGCGTGGAGAATCGGAAGGGTCGTTCGATCCAGAAAGAATGTGGACGGAACCTGGACAGAGGATTCTCAATTTCAATACACGGGTGATAATCTCACTTCTAAAACTCAATTTCCCGCGAGTGCTTATCCTTTGACGACTTCGTTCGGTTATGATTCGTATGGGAACGTGATTTCCGTGAACGATCCATCCAGCGGCTCGAATACGATCGCATACGATTCTTTACTGAATCATTTTCCGGTTACAAAAACAAACGGACTCGGGCATGTTACGACTGCGACTTACGATTCTACAACCGGCCTTGAACTTTCGATCAGTGATCCGAACGGCTCCGTTACGACGACGAATTACGACGCCTACGGAAGAAAGTTGAACGTGATTTATCCGGGAGAAACAAGTCCCAATGAAACATATACGTATGAGAATACGGGAAACTACGACTTAAACAACTTAACAAATAACGAATCGGTTACGAAAAGCATTCGGGACAGCGTAAGCGGAAGCGTTAACGTTTCTAAAATTTTCCGCGACGCTTTCGGCAATACGATTCGAACGGAAAATAATACCGCCGTTGCCGGCGTGAATACGATCGAAGAGTTTCAATTCGATTATGCGATCGGTAAATTGATCCGTAAATCGCAACCTTATTTGAGCGTTCAAACTCCTCAATACGTTTCGTTTCAATACAACGATCCGGATGGAGGTTTGTCGTCGATTGTCGAGCCTTCTTCGACTGGAACGATTTTGACAACAGTTTCCAAAACAGGATATACGGAAACGAAATCGAAAACCTATCCGGACGGACAAACGGAAGTTCGAAGCGAGACGATCAACGAACTCGGTCAAACCATAAGCCGAACGGAAAACGGTAGAACGATTTCCTACGTTTACTCTCCGTTTGGCGAGATTCGTTCGGTTACGGACGTATCCGGCGTTACTACAAATATCACGTATGACAGCATTGGGAGAAGGATTTCCACCCAAGATCCGAACTCGGGGACGATTTCGTTCAGCTACGATTCGCAAGGTAGAATTGCGAGTCAGACAGATGCAAGAGGAAAGAGCGTTCAATTTACCTATGATTCCTTGGGAAGAATTCTTACCCAGAATACGAACGGCGGCGAAACATCGATTGGGTATTCATACGACGACCCGAGTGTTCCTTTTTCAAGAGGCAGATTGACGAAGGTTGTGGATGGAAGCGGTCAGACAGAGTTTCGGTATAATCAAAGAGGGGAAACGATCCAAAAGACGAAGATCGTGGATGATATAACGGCGATCTTCAAAACGGACTATGATTCTTTAGGAAGAGTGGTTACGAACACGTATCCAGACGGAACGAAACTTCATACAATCTATTCCCCGACAGGAAGTATTGCAGGGATCACGATGGATTCAGCGGATGGGACAAGCGTAGGCCATACGGTCGTAAGATACGAAGGGCCGGCATTGAACGGAAACGGAGATCCGATCGTAAGAAGAGTGACGGGGAACGGAGTGACGATGGAGATCGCGTTCGAACCGACGGACCAAAAACCACTCGCATTAACGACCCGAAAACCGGACGGAACGGTAATCGGAAACGTAGAATATACGTATGACGGGAAAGGACAACTGACGCGGATCGAAGATCGATTGAATCCGACGAGAAGTCAAAATTTTACCTTAGACAATTTAGGCAGAGTGACCCAAGCGACGGGGAAATACGGAACGCAAAGCTATTCATATTCTGCGAACGGAAACTTGATGCAAAAAGGCGCATATACCTTGAGCTACGGTGATCCACAACACGCGAATGCGGTGACTCAAGCAACTAGCGCGAACACCGGAGCGATGAGCTACGCATACGACGCGAGTGGAAACATGACCAACCGTAACGGAGACGTGTTACGCTACGATAGCTATGGAAAACTGACTGAGATTACACCGAACGGAACGACGGAAACAATCCGCTATACCTACGACTATACCGGAAGCAGAATCAAATCGATTACGAACAATACGCTGACGACGAGTTACTTTTTCGGGAGCGATTACGAGATCGTGAGGGTATCGGGAACGCCTGAGAAACATACGCTGTATGTGAAAGGAATCGAAGGGGAAACGGTAGCTCAGTTGACGAGGGAAGATGCGACGTTGCAGTTAGCGGAGGCAAGTCCGTCGTCAAGAGCAAATTCCATCGGATCGTTTGTCGGAAGAATTTTAGGAACTCATACAAGTGACGACGTTGATTCGGCAGAATCAATGATTTCTGTTTTTGTGGGAACTCTAACAAATCCATTTTGTAAAGACGTTGCGATTGATTGTGGGAACTATTACAAGAATCGAATTCAGGGAAAACTTGTTTCCGTATTCGGAAATTCTTCATTCTTTCAAGGAGGAGTTCCCACACGTCTATTCAACGCATTCTACTTCTTGATTCTCTTAGGAATTCTCTATTTCTCCTATCCGTATTTCCTGAAAGGGAATGCACTTTTACAAAACCTCTCTTGGAGAGGAGTCGGAACCCCAGCGGTTATTGTTGCGTTATTTGTGATGACTTCTCTTCCCGGATGCGGGATCTTGCCCGGAACCGGAGGAAAACAAGGTGATCCTCCTTGGTTATTGGCGATGGGATCGAACTTAGCATCAGGAGTTCCGAATATTCAAAATCCAGGAGCTACAACATCGGGAGGTGGGCAAACAGGTGGAACACCTGTAAACGGAATGTATTTCTATCATCCGGATCACCTTGGTTCGGTAACAACCATCACTGACGGATATGGAAATCCAGCAAGCGGCCCCGAACCTGGAGTGAGTTACGTATCCTACGAACCTTACGGCTCCATCAACCGAAACGACTCGTATGGCCCGGATATATTCCGTTACAAATACACAGGGCAGGTGGAAGACAAAGAGACAGGTCTTTACTTTTACAAATCTCGTTACTACGATCCAACGCTCGGGAGATACTTGCAAGCGGACTCTGTTGTTGATCCCAAGTCAGTGAACGGTCAGAATCGATATATGTATGTAGAAGGGAATCCGGTTGGAGCTACCGACCCATCGGGACACAGTTTGGATTTAACATTTTATGCAGCGTTGTATCAATATTCACAATTGCCGAATAATCCGCAGAAGGAGCAAAGTAATCTAATGCTTCTTTACTTACACAACCAGCAAATCCGAAATACGTCTGGACCTGGGTGTCCGGTGAGTGGTAAAAATCCGGCAGTATTTGGTAATTTCCAAGGTGATGGAAGATGCG